A window of Desulfovibrio sp. TomC genomic DNA:
GTTCGCCAAAGGCCCCGGCCAGAAGCGGCGGCGGCGCAGCAGCGGCCAGGCGCAGGCGGGTCTTTCGCGTCATCGAGTTGCCGACAAAGGACACCCGGCAGCGCCAGGGATGGTCGGCCGGCAAGGCCGGACGCGGACAAAAGCGCGTCTCGTCAGCGGCCAGGGGCAGGTAGTGGACCTGGGGAAAGCCGGCAGCGGCAAGCGGCGCGACGCTGTCGGCGTCCCAGGTGAAAAGGACGGTCTCCCGGGTCACGGCCGGGGCATAGAGCGGCAAGATCAGTTCCGGGCTGTCCACGAACCACGAGGCCAGGGGCAGGCGCAGGGCTTCGAGCAGTTCCAGCAGCACGCCCTGGCGGTCCACGCCCAGATGGTTGACGGTCAGGACGAAATCGGGCCGAAAATCTGCCACGACCCGGCGCACCATGGCAATGAAGTCGTCGCGGTCAAGCTCGGGGCCGGTTTCGAGGTAATGGCAGGGCGCGCCCAGACGGGAACAGGCGGCCATGACCTCGCCCAGCAAAAAAAGCTTGTTGGTCAGGCACAGCACACGGGGCAAGGCGTTTTGCCAGCGCGGCGGGGGCGAAACAGGGTCCGGGGCCAGGGCCGCAGCCAGCGCGGCAAAATAGGCCGGATGGAGGCGTCGCTGGACCGGATGCGACGAAATCGTCCAGGCGGACAGGCCGTTTGCAGCGGCAAAGGCCCGGACCCTCTCCGCCGTCCGGACCGGATCGGCCTCGTCGATCCAAAGCGCCCCGGGATCACCGGCCAAGCGGTCGGCCGCGCCGGTCAGGGCCGCTATGGCCGGGTCCCGGTCCACCACAACCACCGACGTCCCGGCCTCCCGGCAACGACTGGCGGCCAGTCCCAGGCCGGCCCCGAAAAAGACCGGCAGGCCGCCGCCGGCCATGGCCGCCTCGGCCCGCGCCTGTTCGGCTGCCGGACCATGCCGGCCGCCCAGGGTCCAGGTCTTGCCGCCAACCCGAAGCCGCACATCGGCGACAATCCCGTCCGCCAACACCGCCTCGGCCGCATAGGCCGGCGAAGCCCCGGCGGGATCAGGCCTAGCCACACACTCCGGTAAGCGCCCTTTCATCCGGCAGCACGGTGAAAAAGCCGATCAACTGCACCAACCCCAGGGTCTTTTCCACGGCCGGGCTTAACTGATAGAGATAAAAAGACTTGCCGGCGCTTTTCATGCGCGTGTTGACGGAAACCAAAAAGCCGATACCCGAGGAATCCATAAACGGCACGGCAGAAAGGTCGATAATCACGGTGCTCACATCGCCCTCAGTAAGCTCCGCGTCCAGGCGTCGCTTGAGGTCGGTCGTCATCTCCAAGGTAATTTCACCGGCGTACTTGAGCAGCAATGCCCCGCCCTCACGCCGAATCGTCAGGTTTTCCACAGCGCCGCCCCTATGTCCTTATGGATAAAGACCACGTTTTCCCTGTCCCGGCGTTTGACCTGACAGTCGTTGGCCAACATGCGCATGATATACAGGCCCCGGCCGCCCTCGGCATCGGGACCGGGATTTTCAAATCGCACCCCGGAACCGAATCCCCGGCCCCAGTCCACAATTTCCAGTTCGATCCAGGCTCCGGGAGTGACCGTCAGCCGCACTTCCAGCGGCCCCGGCTCGCCGCCGTAGGCATGGCGGCAGACGTTGGCGCAGGCTTCGGTCAGAATGATGTCCAGATCGTGGAGGATGTCGCCGTCGGCGATATATCCGGCCAGATAGTCCACCACTTCCTTGGCCAGCCGCCGGCTGTCCCCGGGATGGGATATCGTCTGAAATACCTTGCGGGTCACCGCACGTTCCATGCCTTGCTCCGGGGCCGACCCGACAGCCTGTCGCGCCTTGCCACCGTTAGGGTTTGCGCCGAAAGACCGGGCGGCGTCAAGAGGTCCCGGCAAAATCGACCCGGCCGGCCCCGTGTCGCCGGCCAAGGTCCGGGACGTCCGGCGTCAGCCTTCGTTTAAATATTCCTGCAGCGAGTAGGCTAGGGCCGGCGCCAGCTTGTGGCGCAACTGGGCCACCTCGTCCATGAACCGGGCGTAGGCAGGGTTTTCCTGAAACGAAACATGCACTCCATCCACCACCGTGTCGTAGCGGCGTTGCATAAACAGTTCACGGTGCCCGTTTTCATACATGAATTTGTTGAGGAAAAAAGTTTCCAGGGAGGCCAGGCGGTTGCTTTTGCTGCGCAATGGATCAACGTCGTCCGTATCATAGGGCGTGTGTTCATGGCGCACATACCGGTTGCACTTGTCGATATAGCCGGCCACAAGCCCGGCCAGTCCCAGGCGCAGGCCGAAATCGGAATCCTCTTCGCCGTAGATGCCGTAGTCCTCGCACCAGAACCCCAGCTGCTCATGGACCTCGCGACGCGACATCGAACAGGCCCCGCTGGTGAAGGAACGCTGGACAAAGGTGACGCCGTCCCCCCCGCGCGGATCGCACTCCTCGGGCGTCCCCGGCCAGATGTGAAATCCCACCGAACCGATCTGCGGACACCGCGTCAAGGCCTGCATGAGCACATCGGCCCAGGCCGGGTCCTCGATGAGGATGTCGTTGTCCAGACGCACGAAAAACGGCTCCCGGGACACGGACAAGGCAAAATTGTAGCCGCAGGCCACGCCCATGTTGCGATCGAACAGATACAGGTCGTCGATAACGCCCTTGCGGCGCAGATGCAGCAGATAATCCCGGGTGTCGTCCCGGCTGGCGTTGTCCACCACGGTCAGGCGGTAGGCCGCCCGGGTGCGTTCCCGGATGGTCTCCAGACAGCGGATGGTGGACGGCAGCCGGTTGTAGGTGACAACGGCGATATGGACCTGTTGCGGCATGGCGT
This region includes:
- a CDS encoding STAS domain-containing protein, with translation MENLTIRREGGALLLKYAGEITLEMTTDLKRRLDAELTEGDVSTVIIDLSAVPFMDSSGIGFLVSVNTRMKSAGKSFYLYQLSPAVEKTLGLVQLIGFFTVLPDERALTGVCG
- a CDS encoding glycosyltransferase produces the protein MPQQVHIAVVTYNRLPSTIRCLETIRERTRAAYRLTVVDNASRDDTRDYLLHLRRKGVIDDLYLFDRNMGVACGYNFALSVSREPFFVRLDNDILIEDPAWADVLMQALTRCPQIGSVGFHIWPGTPEECDPRGGDGVTFVQRSFTSGACSMSRREVHEQLGFWCEDYGIYGEEDSDFGLRLGLAGLVAGYIDKCNRYVRHEHTPYDTDDVDPLRSKSNRLASLETFFLNKFMYENGHRELFMQRRYDTVVDGVHVSFQENPAYARFMDEVAQLRHKLAPALAYSLQEYLNEG
- a CDS encoding CgeB family protein codes for the protein MARPDPAGASPAYAAEAVLADGIVADVRLRVGGKTWTLGGRHGPAAEQARAEAAMAGGGLPVFFGAGLGLAASRCREAGTSVVVVDRDPAIAALTGAADRLAGDPGALWIDEADPVRTAERVRAFAAANGLSAWTISSHPVQRRLHPAYFAALAAALAPDPVSPPPRWQNALPRVLCLTNKLFLLGEVMAACSRLGAPCHYLETGPELDRDDFIAMVRRVVADFRPDFVLTVNHLGVDRQGVLLELLEALRLPLASWFVDSPELILPLYAPAVTRETVLFTWDADSVAPLAAAGFPQVHYLPLAADETRFCPRPALPADHPWRCRVSFVGNSMTRKTRLRLAAAAPPPLLAGAFGELADSFGASDARTVREHLAKVRPELLPAYEALGSIERRLAYATAVIWESTRRYRADCVSRILPWQPILVGDPGWRETFAGQGRDWRYQAELAYYDQLPDFYPLSDINFNATSLQMKGAVNQRVFDVPACRAFLLTDARRQMERLFEPGREVAVYNHPEEIGECIARYLADPAARERIMAAGHRRLLAEHTYPRRMTELFAVMRATFGS
- a CDS encoding ATP-binding protein, translated to MERAVTRKVFQTISHPGDSRRLAKEVVDYLAGYIADGDILHDLDIILTEACANVCRHAYGGEPGPLEVRLTVTPGAWIELEIVDWGRGFGSGVRFENPGPDAEGGRGLYIMRMLANDCQVKRRDRENVVFIHKDIGAALWKT